One genomic region from Chthoniobacterales bacterium encodes:
- a CDS encoding ATP-binding cassette domain-containing protein → MGKTQILDGIDLELQGPGVVALLGPSGVGKSSLLRATQRLIEHGRDGWSRSGDVLFNGQTVFGSTFSKQHLARRIGFIHQKPRMLAGSVLANVEFALKHATTLKRSAIRRLAEEALEQVGLTWELASLDLAAWKLSGGQAQRLAIARAIALQPDVLLMDEPTSALDPLKRKQVEEIIRVQARARLIVIVTHEVHLAERLADFAAFMFRRHSGARIFEIGPAAKVLRDPAEIAVQEFVRTGRAGREPAPAIVPGPYPSDDLETAVPVTPFSLRLLQRVYLFVCGENTSRSPVAQAICNSEVARLLNLQPGEEKRKFEALSAGLSVSTSRPMAAKAISALRELGCAPQPHVSREVTQEIVERADAIYCMTDQQCRELALRFPAATWKLQRLDPVGNVEDSGTSEPADFLRIATRIRDLVRWRLESQFRFPLAE, encoded by the coding sequence GTGGGCAAGACTCAGATCCTGGATGGCATCGACCTGGAGTTGCAAGGACCTGGTGTAGTCGCTCTGCTTGGTCCTTCGGGGGTCGGCAAGAGCTCGCTGCTTCGCGCTACCCAGCGCCTGATCGAGCATGGCCGCGATGGGTGGAGCCGCTCCGGCGACGTCCTTTTCAATGGCCAGACCGTTTTCGGGTCCACCTTCTCGAAACAGCACCTCGCTCGTCGCATCGGTTTCATTCATCAAAAACCGCGCATGCTCGCAGGGTCGGTGCTCGCCAATGTCGAGTTTGCTCTCAAGCATGCCACCACCTTGAAACGCAGCGCAATTCGCCGGCTGGCCGAAGAAGCGCTCGAGCAAGTGGGACTTACCTGGGAGCTGGCCAGCCTCGATCTTGCCGCCTGGAAACTTTCCGGCGGCCAGGCGCAACGCCTCGCTATCGCACGCGCCATCGCTTTGCAGCCGGACGTGCTCCTAATGGATGAACCCACCTCGGCACTCGATCCGCTCAAGAGAAAGCAGGTGGAGGAAATCATTCGCGTCCAGGCGCGCGCCCGACTGATTGTGATCGTGACGCACGAAGTTCATCTCGCCGAACGTCTGGCCGATTTCGCCGCGTTCATGTTTCGCCGGCATTCCGGCGCCCGCATTTTTGAAATTGGGCCGGCCGCAAAAGTATTGCGCGACCCCGCCGAGATCGCGGTGCAGGAATTCGTGCGCACTGGACGCGCCGGACGCGAGCCCGCGCCTGCCATTGTCCCGGGCCCCTATCCCTCGGACGACTTGGAAACGGCCGTCCCCGTGACCCCCTTCAGCCTGCGCTTGCTCCAGCGCGTGTATCTCTTCGTCTGCGGCGAAAACACCAGCCGCTCGCCCGTGGCACAGGCGATCTGCAACAGCGAGGTCGCGCGCCTCTTGAATCTCCAGCCCGGCGAAGAAAAACGAAAATTTGAAGCGCTGAGTGCCGGGCTTTCCGTTTCGACGAGCCGTCCGATGGCGGCCAAAGCGATCAGCGCGTTGCGCGAGCTCGGGTGCGCGCCTCAACCCCACGTTTCGCGCGAAGTCACCCAGGAAATTGTCGAGCGCGCCGATGCCATTTATTGCATGACCGACCAGCAATGCCGGGAACTCGCGCTCCGCTTCCCAGCCGCCACCTGGAAGCTGCAACGGCTCGACCCGGTCGGCAACGTCGAAGACTCCGGCACCTCGGAGCCCGCCGATTTTCTCCGGATCGCCACGCGCATTCGCGACCTTGTCCGCTGGCGCTTGGAAAGTCAGTTTCGGTTTCCCCTAGCGGAATAG
- a CDS encoding ABC transporter permease subunit, with protein sequence MIKIPGIIATVLLTALVVWMGCDLLYRGAPGLHAGYLFEAPRNLGRSGGIGPMLVNTGIIVGLGTLLAALVSLPLAVAYTELAAPAALRKIVRLALDIGVGVPRIVWGLFGAAFFGGYCGFGFSLLSGVLTLACLLAPIMSTGFITGLEMVEDEVREQCAALGVGSWQTAWRQVVPVALPGLTAPLALAAGRGCGDAAALLFTAGVAMQLPSSLFDSGATLSVFVFHLLGTVPGGQNAAYSAAAVLFIITLVIQSAITMLTREERYAQ encoded by the coding sequence ATGATTAAGATACCGGGGATCATCGCTACCGTGCTCCTGACGGCTTTGGTGGTTTGGATGGGGTGCGATCTCTTGTATCGCGGCGCGCCCGGCCTGCACGCCGGCTATTTGTTTGAGGCGCCACGAAACCTTGGTCGCTCCGGCGGCATCGGACCGATGCTCGTGAACACCGGAATCATCGTCGGGCTCGGAACTTTGCTGGCGGCTTTGGTTAGCTTGCCTTTGGCGGTCGCCTACACCGAATTGGCCGCGCCCGCCGCCCTGCGCAAAATCGTTCGCTTGGCTCTCGACATCGGCGTCGGCGTGCCACGGATTGTCTGGGGACTTTTTGGAGCTGCCTTCTTTGGAGGATATTGCGGCTTCGGTTTTTCACTTCTTTCCGGCGTTCTCACTCTGGCTTGTCTGCTCGCACCGATCATGTCGACCGGCTTCATCACTGGCTTGGAAATGGTGGAGGATGAAGTGCGCGAACAATGCGCCGCGCTCGGTGTAGGTAGCTGGCAGACGGCGTGGCGTCAGGTAGTGCCGGTCGCGCTTCCCGGTCTGACAGCTCCGCTGGCCCTCGCGGCCGGGCGCGGATGCGGTGATGCGGCGGCATTGCTCTTTACTGCTGGCGTAGCGATGCAATTGCCCTCATCGCTCTTCGACTCCGGCGCCACGCTTTCGGTCTTTGTCTTCCATCTCCTCGGCACAGTGCCCGGCGGTCAAAATGCCGCCTATTCAGCGGCCGCGGTCTTATTCATCATCACCCTCGTGATTCAATCAGCCATCACCATGCTCACACGGGAGGAGCGCTACGCCCAGTGA
- a CDS encoding ABC transporter permease subunit — translation MFRWNKTRWFWMVAIGLGMLPVLAIFLLIIFLFWNAANAAAQIGPRELATTEWLPEQSQYGMARLFLGTLAVSALALCLAVPVALSAAGYLSLYSGARVRAAANAAIGLLGGIPSVVIGLWAMTWVVPLFGNSWISASLVLALMIAPTITLLSGAALRLVPADLLEASRALGVGEAIVSRVAFHHARWGILGAVVLGTSRALGEAVAVSMVAGNVVSWPNLTRPIATLTTTLIVELDSAAGLHRDALYLLACIVLIAISTLSIFGRAAQRKAGI, via the coding sequence ATGTTCCGTTGGAATAAAACGCGTTGGTTTTGGATGGTCGCGATTGGGCTCGGCATGTTGCCGGTTCTCGCCATTTTTTTGCTGATAATTTTTCTTTTTTGGAATGCAGCTAACGCGGCCGCGCAGATCGGACCCCGGGAGTTGGCAACCACGGAATGGCTGCCTGAACAAAGCCAGTATGGCATGGCGCGGCTCTTTCTCGGCACGTTGGCAGTCAGCGCACTCGCGTTGTGCCTGGCCGTTCCGGTGGCTCTTTCAGCGGCAGGTTATCTCTCGCTCTATTCCGGAGCAAGAGTGCGAGCGGCCGCGAACGCAGCGATCGGCCTCCTGGGCGGTATTCCTTCGGTCGTAATCGGTCTTTGGGCGATGACGTGGGTCGTGCCGCTCTTTGGCAACTCCTGGATCTCCGCCTCGCTCGTGCTCGCCTTGATGATCGCTCCAACGATCACTCTTTTGTCTGGCGCGGCGCTTCGTCTCGTGCCCGCCGATTTGCTGGAAGCCAGCCGCGCCCTGGGCGTAGGTGAAGCAATCGTATCACGTGTCGCCTTTCATCATGCGCGCTGGGGCATTCTGGGCGCGGTGGTTTTGGGAACGAGCCGCGCACTCGGCGAAGCAGTGGCCGTCAGCATGGTGGCCGGGAACGTTGTCTCCTGGCCCAACCTCACCCGGCCGATAGCTACGTTAACCACTACTTTAATCGTCGAGCTCGATAGTGCGGCGGGCTTGCATCGCGATGCCCTTTACCTCCTTGCCTGCATCGTTCTCATCGCCATCAGCACGCTGAGCATTTTTGGCCGGGCCGCGCAACGCAAGGCCGGAATATGA
- a CDS encoding PstS family phosphate ABC transporter substrate-binding protein, translated as MIKRHSSFLWAGFFASAILFTSGCHRRQTEQIVVTGASTLYPIVQMAAEELRRTKGLDVMAQGGGSTRGFEDCIAGRNSLGAMARELTPEERARVIAFPIAYDGVGIVVHASNHVADLTTDILRRIYRKQITNWSDVGGQNANIVVVHKAEGHATREVFMKFTGLTPNEMTRFTDVTAGDNAQVIRVIANTTNAIGYVSLGEVIKAAEAGLPVRLVRFNRVEPVMENVTNKTYPLFHPLYLISKGEPKGGSRVLLDFLRSAEGKTIIRQGNYVPLE; from the coding sequence ATGATAAAAAGGCACTCGTCATTTCTCTGGGCAGGATTTTTCGCCTCCGCCATTTTGTTCACTAGCGGATGCCACCGGCGGCAGACGGAGCAGATCGTCGTGACCGGAGCAAGCACGCTTTACCCCATCGTCCAGATGGCGGCGGAAGAGTTGCGCCGAACGAAGGGTCTGGACGTGATGGCGCAAGGAGGCGGGAGCACGCGCGGATTCGAAGATTGTATCGCGGGGCGCAACAGCCTGGGAGCGATGGCGCGTGAGCTTACCCCGGAGGAAAGGGCGCGGGTCATTGCGTTTCCGATTGCTTACGATGGTGTGGGCATCGTCGTGCATGCTTCCAATCACGTCGCCGACCTAACGACCGACATTCTGCGGCGAATTTATCGCAAGCAAATCACGAATTGGTCCGACGTTGGCGGACAGAATGCCAACATCGTCGTGGTTCACAAAGCCGAGGGACACGCCACTCGCGAGGTGTTCATGAAGTTCACTGGCCTGACGCCGAACGAGATGACGAGGTTCACAGACGTGACTGCGGGCGACAACGCTCAGGTGATTCGCGTGATCGCCAATACCACGAACGCCATTGGTTACGTGAGCCTGGGCGAAGTGATTAAGGCAGCCGAAGCTGGTCTGCCCGTGCGTCTAGTCAGGTTCAATCGCGTCGAGCCGGTAATGGAGAACGTTACGAACAAGACCTATCCCCTCTTCCACCCACTCTATCTCATCTCAAAGGGAGAGCCGAAGGGCGGCAGCCGCGTCCTGCTGGATTTTCTGCGCAGCGCGGAGGGCAAGACAATCATTCGGCAGGGAAATTATGTTCCGTTGGAATAA
- a CDS encoding glycosyltransferase, whose protein sequence is MKVIGLMTARNEDWIVGLTLRAATLIVDEMIILDHASTDRTRGIIHEVAQEYPGRIHYRRREDPVWREASIRQGLLEEGRLLGGTHFWVIDADELLTGNLLPEIRSKLSSLDAGDCITLPWFPMWRSLDRYRRDGNAYWCSNRTVYGFRDHPAVRYEPGQKRPGYDIHTRAPILPGQKRDFCLEDPNRGVMHFVACGWARLQAKVAWYKMIETVRFGDIPAERLNANYDRDLDETGIVTVPVARGWWEPYSAWRTYVEPDAPSWFAEDCQRMWREFGPGKFAGLDLWGIPQGKKG, encoded by the coding sequence ATGAAGGTGATCGGCTTGATGACAGCGCGGAACGAAGACTGGATCGTGGGGCTGACTCTTCGCGCAGCCACCTTGATTGTGGACGAAATGATTATCCTCGATCACGCCTCGACCGATCGAACGCGTGGCATAATCCATGAGGTGGCCCAGGAATACCCGGGCCGCATTCACTACCGCCGCCGGGAGGACCCGGTCTGGCGGGAAGCTTCGATTCGGCAAGGCCTCCTCGAAGAAGGGCGGCTGCTGGGCGGCACTCATTTCTGGGTCATCGATGCGGACGAGCTTCTGACCGGCAACCTCCTGCCGGAGATTCGGTCGAAGCTTTCCTCCCTGGACGCCGGCGATTGCATCACCTTGCCCTGGTTTCCGATGTGGCGCTCTTTGGATCGGTATCGTCGCGATGGCAATGCATACTGGTGTAGCAACAGAACCGTTTACGGATTTCGAGATCATCCAGCGGTGCGATACGAACCGGGGCAGAAACGGCCGGGGTACGATATTCACACGCGCGCGCCCATCCTGCCGGGCCAGAAACGCGACTTCTGCCTGGAAGACCCCAACCGAGGCGTAATGCATTTTGTGGCGTGTGGATGGGCCCGGCTCCAGGCGAAGGTGGCCTGGTACAAAATGATTGAGACCGTGCGATTCGGCGATATCCCGGCGGAACGGCTTAATGCCAACTACGACCGTGACCTGGACGAAACCGGCATCGTAACTGTGCCGGTAGCCAGGGGATGGTGGGAACCCTATTCCGCATGGCGGACCTACGTCGAGCCGGACGCTCCCTCCTGGTTCGCCGAGGATTGCCAACGGATGTGGCGGGAATTTGGGCCTGGCAAATTTGCGGGCTTAGATCTGTGGGGTATCCCGCAAGGAAAAAAAGGCTAA
- a CDS encoding glycosyltransferase, producing the protein MIQSLWIGKRLSTMELLSIRSFLYHGHSYELYVYEPVENLPEGAIARDANEILPASRIFQYADFKSYAGFSNFFRYKLLLERGGWWVDTDVVCLRPFDCPAPYVFASEMIPSGPVAASAVLKCPAGSEAMAHAWKFCESQNPATLKWGETGPRLVAELISSFSLQKYLYPPEVFCPLSYCDWEQVLQTGRPLNLGERSASIHLWNEMWRHAGREKEGDYPWDCLYVRLQKMYLRSEAVIAK; encoded by the coding sequence ATGATCCAAAGTCTTTGGATTGGGAAACGTCTATCGACGATGGAGCTCTTGTCGATTCGCTCCTTCCTCTACCACGGGCACTCCTATGAGCTTTACGTGTACGAGCCGGTCGAGAATTTGCCGGAGGGCGCCATTGCTCGCGATGCCAACGAAATTCTTCCTGCTTCGCGCATCTTCCAGTATGCGGACTTCAAATCATACGCGGGCTTTTCGAATTTCTTCAGATACAAACTGCTCCTGGAGCGAGGGGGATGGTGGGTCGACACGGACGTCGTTTGTCTTCGTCCTTTCGACTGCCCGGCGCCTTATGTCTTCGCCTCCGAGATGATCCCCAGCGGACCGGTCGCCGCGTCGGCCGTGCTTAAATGCCCCGCGGGAAGTGAAGCGATGGCGCACGCGTGGAAATTCTGTGAATCTCAAAATCCTGCCACGCTGAAATGGGGCGAGACTGGTCCCAGGCTTGTGGCCGAGCTGATTTCTTCCTTCTCCCTCCAGAAATACCTCTATCCTCCGGAGGTTTTCTGTCCGTTGAGCTACTGCGATTGGGAGCAGGTTTTGCAAACCGGGCGGCCTTTGAATTTGGGCGAACGCTCTGCGTCCATCCATCTTTGGAACGAGATGTGGCGTCACGCCGGCCGTGAGAAAGAGGGCGACTACCCTTGGGACTGTCTCTACGTGCGGCTCCAGAAAATGTATCTGAGGTCTGAGGCTGTCATCGCTAAATGA
- a CDS encoding ABC transporter substrate-binding protein, protein MRKWVEIGLLAVALLARPAPAVAESSEPEAAARGREIYENGVAADGAQIKCATGPQNTEVPAAILKCISCHNNDGRGKPEGGIYPSNIRWSELTKPYPVLMPGGRERAPYTERLLIRAMTRGLDANGNRLSSTMPRYRLSHEQASDLVAYLKELDHQHDPGVKDDSVTVGIVLPPESIHGAMSRAVRETLTAAFDEINLAGGVYGRKLLGCFVSAPLGAGAAALDEFIAREQPFALLEPYIAGDEEAAADVIQRHRIPVIQPITLSTGWFPRKARYVFHLVSGIEGQGAALVRFARTRLDATTKPSILVVNDRPNDTLIAELKKELIPAPAIGLGVADLGQIGDWNSYLREANPAAVIWLAPGAGLQEFLVSADHEKIYPLVLAPSALAGPAIYQAPKGFTARLFLSFPILPDDQSPQGHAEFIRLAERYHFTEGDAATRHLTLSAVQLLGEALRKAGREVTRENLVMRCEQLNNFGLTQMPPVSFGADRRVGTTGAHIVGVDLEKGGLAPTAQWIECDVR, encoded by the coding sequence TTGCGAAAGTGGGTTGAGATCGGCCTGCTCGCGGTCGCGCTTCTCGCTCGTCCAGCGCCTGCCGTGGCCGAAAGTTCGGAGCCGGAGGCAGCGGCGCGAGGCAGGGAGATTTACGAAAATGGTGTAGCGGCCGATGGCGCTCAGATCAAGTGCGCCACAGGCCCGCAAAACACCGAGGTCCCCGCCGCTATCCTAAAATGTATCAGTTGTCACAACAACGACGGCCGGGGGAAGCCGGAGGGAGGAATTTATCCGTCTAACATCCGCTGGAGCGAGCTGACCAAGCCATACCCTGTGCTGATGCCGGGAGGCCGTGAACGAGCTCCCTATACCGAGCGGCTCCTCATCCGCGCGATGACGCGCGGCCTTGATGCCAACGGCAACCGGTTGAGTTCGACCATGCCTCGCTACCGACTCTCTCATGAACAGGCCTCAGATCTCGTCGCCTACCTGAAGGAGTTGGACCATCAACACGATCCGGGAGTGAAAGATGATTCGGTCACGGTGGGAATAGTGCTCCCCCCGGAGTCGATCCATGGCGCAATGAGTCGCGCCGTGCGGGAGACGCTCACCGCGGCATTTGATGAGATCAATCTCGCTGGAGGCGTCTATGGGCGAAAGCTTCTGGGTTGTTTTGTTTCCGCACCGCTCGGGGCCGGCGCCGCGGCTTTGGATGAATTCATCGCGCGCGAGCAGCCTTTTGCGCTCTTGGAGCCGTACATTGCCGGCGACGAGGAGGCGGCCGCGGACGTAATCCAAAGACATCGGATTCCGGTGATTCAACCCATCACTCTTTCAACCGGATGGTTCCCCCGAAAAGCTCGTTATGTATTCCACCTCGTCTCGGGCATAGAGGGGCAAGGCGCCGCGCTGGTCCGGTTTGCGAGGACACGCCTCGATGCGACGACGAAACCCTCAATTCTTGTGGTTAACGATCGACCTAACGATACACTCATCGCGGAGTTGAAGAAGGAATTGATCCCGGCGCCTGCGATCGGACTCGGGGTCGCTGACCTTGGGCAAATCGGCGATTGGAATTCCTATTTGCGAGAGGCGAACCCGGCTGCGGTTATTTGGCTCGCCCCCGGCGCAGGATTGCAGGAGTTCCTCGTCTCGGCGGACCACGAGAAAATTTATCCTTTAGTGCTGGCGCCAAGCGCTCTGGCCGGGCCCGCCATCTATCAGGCTCCCAAAGGATTCACGGCGCGTCTCTTTCTCTCGTTTCCCATCCTTCCGGATGACCAGTCGCCCCAGGGTCATGCGGAATTTATTCGGCTCGCGGAGCGCTACCATTTTACGGAGGGAGACGCCGCCACCCGTCACCTCACCTTAAGCGCTGTGCAATTGCTCGGCGAAGCGTTGAGAAAGGCGGGGCGGGAGGTAACGCGTGAAAACCTGGTGATGCGTTGCGAACAACTCAATAACTTTGGCCTCACTCAGATGCCTCCGGTGAGCTTCGGTGCGGATAGGCGTGTGGGCACCACTGGCGCCCACATCGTCGGAGTCGATCTCGAAAAGGGTGGCCTCGCGCCGACTGCACAATGGATCGAGTGTGATGTGCGTTAG
- a CDS encoding SCO family protein, with protein sequence MHRHAFTFSVRHRLLAGVFLVSLALPLPAAPPEPETQAPRRTEVPDTELVNQNGEKLHLYSDLVKGRVVAISFIFTTCPTICNTIGIHLGQLQKELGPVLGRDAGLISISIDPTTDTPEKLRAWGERFDAAPGWTLLTGGKDSVTQLLKKLEVYVPNIQSHSPFLLIVNDRTGSWQRVNALEVPPVRIAALLREEVNKAGGAAPRSVSTSGSTTLPIGNTPAQRYFTDVELTNQDGKRLRLYSDLLRGKVVVIGSFFSSCTSVCKVTMPMFHSLQERFAERPGPKPHFISISVDPETDTPAVLRKYARGLEAKEGWDFLTGDKQSVDLALQKLGFATEMREGHSNVFIVGNETTGLWKKVLGIGASEEIAAAVESVLADAP encoded by the coding sequence ATGCATCGACACGCTTTCACATTTTCGGTCCGGCACCGGCTGCTCGCCGGTGTCTTCCTTGTCTCTCTGGCCCTTCCTTTACCGGCGGCGCCGCCGGAACCGGAAACGCAGGCTCCTCGCCGCACAGAAGTGCCGGACACCGAGCTGGTCAACCAAAACGGCGAAAAGCTGCACCTTTATTCGGACCTGGTGAAGGGCCGGGTCGTGGCCATCAGCTTCATCTTCACGACCTGCCCAACCATCTGCAACACGATTGGAATCCACCTGGGCCAATTGCAAAAAGAGCTTGGCCCTGTCTTGGGCCGCGATGCGGGTCTCATCTCGATCAGTATCGACCCGACCACGGATACGCCGGAGAAATTGCGGGCATGGGGAGAGCGCTTTGACGCCGCCCCGGGCTGGACCTTGCTCACCGGCGGCAAGGATTCGGTAACCCAATTACTTAAGAAACTCGAGGTCTACGTTCCGAATATTCAGAGTCATTCCCCGTTCCTGCTGATTGTGAACGACCGCACGGGAAGCTGGCAGCGCGTGAATGCTCTGGAGGTGCCTCCCGTCAGGATCGCCGCGCTTTTGCGAGAAGAGGTAAATAAAGCTGGCGGGGCTGCGCCCCGTTCCGTCTCTACCTCTGGCTCGACTACTCTCCCCATCGGGAATACGCCGGCGCAGCGTTATTTCACCGATGTCGAGCTCACCAATCAGGATGGAAAGAGACTGCGGTTATACAGTGATCTTCTCCGGGGGAAAGTCGTGGTGATTGGTTCCTTTTTTTCCAGTTGCACGAGCGTGTGTAAAGTCACCATGCCGATGTTTCACAGCCTGCAGGAAAGGTTCGCCGAGCGGCCCGGCCCAAAACCGCATTTTATCTCCATCTCGGTCGATCCGGAAACGGACACCCCTGCCGTCCTCCGCAAATACGCCAGGGGTTTGGAGGCAAAAGAAGGATGGGATTTTTTAACCGGAGACAAGCAGTCGGTGGATTTGGCGCTTCAAAAGCTCGGGTTCGCGACTGAAATGAGGGAGGGCCATTCCAATGTGTTCATTGTAGGAAATGAAACCACCGGGCTCTGGAAAAAGGTCTTGGGCATCGGCGCGTCCGAGGAGATCGCCGCGGCGGTGGAAAGCGTCCTGGCAGACGCCCCGTGA
- a CDS encoding GNAT family N-acetyltransferase, producing the protein MSHPPSVKSPPLRFETLTDLGAAQQIVPAWNELLDRSRCNPAFSAPIWFLGACQVQPEFLPWLVLAWRGDSLAGVLPLAVKLDTREAIFPNAMSNYNDVIVADGDLTTAAGLLEHALSEREEFRRLELKYVRQDSNLIAALRILEGRSELTACGLPGPEYSYISLPATRAEYVAARSRAFRKGTGRAMRKAAANGLGMQELTPAGFPPERLPGLFLDLNISRFGEKSTFRRVAQNASFCRLALPVLFAERRLHVFAIWKDERILALDLCFRGERSLCTWNGGYPPEAECWSPGRLLLLAGIERACELGLEEYDLLRGNQEWKGRWANRARRLSTIVREG; encoded by the coding sequence ATGAGTCATCCCCCGAGCGTGAAATCTCCACCACTTCGTTTCGAAACGCTGACTGATCTCGGCGCGGCTCAGCAAATCGTTCCCGCCTGGAACGAACTGCTCGATCGCTCCCGCTGTAACCCCGCCTTTAGCGCGCCGATTTGGTTTCTGGGGGCGTGCCAGGTGCAGCCTGAATTTCTGCCCTGGCTCGTTCTGGCCTGGCGCGGCGACAGTCTGGCGGGTGTTTTGCCCCTCGCCGTCAAGCTAGACACCCGGGAAGCGATTTTCCCGAATGCGATGAGCAATTATAACGACGTCATCGTGGCGGACGGCGACCTGACGACCGCCGCCGGGTTGCTGGAACACGCTCTGTCGGAGCGTGAGGAATTTCGCCGGCTCGAACTGAAATACGTCCGGCAGGATTCGAATTTAATCGCGGCCCTTCGGATCCTGGAGGGCCGGTCCGAATTGACAGCGTGCGGCCTTCCCGGTCCGGAATATTCCTACATCTCGCTCCCCGCGACCCGCGCTGAGTACGTGGCCGCCCGGAGCCGTGCCTTCCGCAAGGGGACGGGCCGGGCAATGCGAAAGGCGGCCGCGAACGGTCTGGGAATGCAGGAGCTGACGCCCGCCGGTTTTCCGCCGGAACGTTTACCCGGGCTCTTTCTCGACCTCAATATCAGCCGGTTCGGCGAGAAAAGTACATTCCGTCGTGTGGCGCAAAACGCTTCGTTTTGCAGGTTGGCCTTGCCGGTCCTCTTCGCCGAGCGCCGGCTCCACGTGTTCGCGATTTGGAAGGACGAACGCATTCTTGCCCTCGACCTGTGCTTTCGCGGCGAACGCAGCCTGTGCACCTGGAACGGCGGATATCCGCCGGAGGCGGAATGCTGGTCGCCGGGCCGGCTCCTTTTGCTGGCGGGAATTGAGCGCGCCTGCGAGCTCGGTTTGGAAGAATATGACTTGCTCCGCGGAAACCAGGAATGGAAAGGCAGATGGGCGAACCGGGCGCGCCGGTTGAGCACGATCGTGCGGGAGGGATAA
- a CDS encoding glycosyltransferase family 4 protein, which produces MISVNVCAEGEEWLFGDIKKRFAATRVPGLRVTVSDRPERGADAWVFIRTREAVRSPDLSRSVVCLHDLFEQDGHYLPGGDRAAVRSAGALALCHPEQRRILRDAGITLEGVPVLERPLGALEIFQPRTVLQERFHLGWVGRDHWRKRPEWVPEIADRLVAEGLFFRVVLVGKNLDSLAAEMAGLGIECALYERADYPIETYPQLYAKMDCLLITSITEAGPLPLFEALATGVPVVTTPVGWAPHFAARAPEFIRLGECPAELAANVASLYRERREMFDRRHDIAALAATPRLDSWCGDVLDLAAVVARGNRNAPAKSPR; this is translated from the coding sequence ATGATCTCAGTAAACGTCTGCGCCGAGGGAGAAGAATGGCTTTTCGGCGACATCAAAAAGCGCTTTGCCGCCACGCGCGTTCCCGGGCTCCGCGTCACAGTGTCGGACCGGCCCGAGCGTGGAGCTGACGCCTGGGTCTTCATTCGCACGCGCGAAGCGGTTCGCTCACCCGATCTCTCCCGCAGCGTCGTCTGCCTCCACGATCTCTTTGAGCAGGATGGGCACTACCTTCCCGGCGGCGATCGCGCCGCGGTGCGGTCCGCGGGGGCTCTGGCCCTCTGCCATCCGGAGCAACGCCGCATTCTCCGGGACGCGGGAATTACTCTTGAAGGAGTGCCCGTGCTCGAACGTCCCCTGGGCGCGCTCGAAATCTTTCAACCGCGCACCGTTCTCCAGGAAAGGTTTCATCTGGGTTGGGTCGGGCGCGATCATTGGCGCAAACGTCCCGAGTGGGTTCCGGAAATCGCTGACCGTCTGGTCGCCGAGGGGCTTTTTTTTCGGGTCGTGCTTGTCGGAAAAAATCTCGACAGTCTGGCGGCGGAGATGGCGGGTTTGGGGATTGAGTGTGCCCTTTACGAGCGCGCGGATTACCCGATCGAAACCTATCCTCAGCTGTATGCGAAAATGGATTGCCTGCTTATCACCAGCATCACCGAGGCAGGACCCCTGCCGCTTTTCGAGGCCTTGGCGACGGGTGTGCCGGTCGTGACTACACCCGTTGGCTGGGCTCCCCACTTTGCGGCACGGGCCCCTGAATTCATACGTTTGGGTGAATGCCCCGCCGAACTGGCGGCAAACGTCGCCAGCCTGTATCGCGAGCGAAGAGAAATGTTCGACCGCCGGCACGACATCGCCGCGCTTGCAGCGACGCCGCGGCTGGACTCGTGGTGCGGCGATGTTCTGGACCTGGCAGCTGTTGTCGCCCGCGGTAACCGGAACGCTCCCGCAAAGTCTCCTCGATAA